One region of Wyeomyia smithii strain HCP4-BCI-WySm-NY-G18 chromosome 3, ASM2978416v1, whole genome shotgun sequence genomic DNA includes:
- the LOC129732677 gene encoding cytochrome P450 4d1-like: protein MWIILVPLIAATGVWILYRNYAKTFEAAKQYSGPPALPIIGNGLWFLNKSPVEFIQIIGELVAIYGNHFRFWQGPQLLIYTGNPAHIESILTNRHLTDKSSEYNFLSDWLGDGLLLSSRQKWHTRRKAITPAFHFKILDQFVEVFDRNASELVDVLGSYADSGAIVDIFPYVLLYTLDVICETAMGTSVKALRNADSEYVQAVKQAATISIRRMLDIIRRTPLFYLTPSYIRLRKMLKILHGYTDNVIVSRRQQLKNQGSKNMPNDTGNEMGLKKREAFLDLLLQTSIDGKQLTNLEIREEVDTFMFEGHDTTTSAVSFTLYNLAKYPAVQQKAYEEVVSVMGENTEQAIEMSHLQDLPYLEMVIKETLRLYPSVPLIGRRCVKEVTIEGKTIPAGANIIIGIFYMGRDPNYFERPLEFIPERFEGEKSVEKFNPYKYIPFSAGPRNCIGQKFALNEMKSVLSKLLRHYEFILPVNSDEPVLASELILKPDRGVPLQIRRRTLKHN, encoded by the exons ATGTGGATTATATTGGTGCCTTTGATAGCGGCGACTGGTGTGTGGATTTTATATCGAAACTACGCCAAAACATTCGAGGCAGCTAAGCAGTACAGTGGACCACCAGCTTTGCCGATTATAGGCAATGGTTTGTGGTTCCTAAATAAGTCGCCCGTGG AGTTCATTCAGATTATTGGCGAGTTAGTTGCAATATATGGAAATCATTTTCGATTCTGGCAAGGACCACAACTTTTGATATACACAGGAAATCCAGCACATATTGAG AGCATCCTCACCAATCGTCATCTGACCGATAAATCTAGTGAGTACAACTTCCTTTCCGATTGGCTCGGCGACGGTCTGCTATTGAGCAGTCGACAAAAATGGCACACGCGCCGGAAAGCGATAACTCCAGcgtttcattttaaaattttggacCAATTCGTAGAAGTGTTCGACCGGAATGCTTCGGAGCTAGTCGATGTGTTGGGTTCGTATGCTGACAGTGGCGCAATAGTCGACATTTTTCCGTACGTGCTTCTCTATACGTTGGATGTTATATGTG AAACGGCTATGGGTACGTCTGTGAAAGCCCTTCGAAACGCTGACTCCGAATATGTGCAGGCAGTGAAGCAAGCAGCTACCATTTCCATTAGACGCATGCTCGATATAATCCGGAGAACACCTTTATTCTATTTAACACCCAGCTACATACGACTACGTAAAATGCTCAAAATTCTGCATGGATATACCGACAACGTGATTGTTTCCCGTCGTcagcaactgaagaaccaaggAAGCAAGAATATGCCTAATGATACAGGCAATGAAATGGGACTCAAAAAACGTGAAGCTTTTTTGGACCTACTACTACAAACTAGCATTGACGGTAAACAGTTAACTAATCTAGAAATCCGTGAGGAGGTGGACACTTTCATGTTCGAAGGACATGATACTACCACATCAGCGGTATCTTTCACCCTCTATAATTTGGCCAAATATCCTGCTGTACAGCAGAAAGCTTACGAAGAGGTAGTATCCGTAATGGGAGAAAATACCGAACAGGCAATAGAAATGTCCCATCTGCAAGACCTGCCATACCTGGAGATGGTGATCAAGGAAACCCTCCGACTGTATCCATCCGTCCCGTTGATTGGTCGACGGTGCGTGAAGGAAGTGACGATCGAGGGGAAAACGATTCCGGCAGGGGCAAACATCATTATTGGAATATTTTACATGGGACGAGACCCTAACTATTTCGAACGACCGTTAGAGTTTATCCCCGAACGGTTCGAAGGCGAAAAGtcagttgaaaaatttaacCCTTACAAGTATATTCCGTTCAGTGCTGGTCCTCGAAATTGTATTG GTCAGAAATTCGCACTCAACGAGATGAAGAGCGTGCTATCGAAACTTTTGCGCCACTACGAATTCATCCTGCCGGTAAACAGCGACGAACCTGTGCTGGCGTCTGAACTGATTCTAAAGCCCGACCGCGGTGTCCCGCTGCAGATCCGACGCAGAACGCTCAAGCATAACTAA
- the LOC129732676 gene encoding cytochrome P450 4d1-like isoform X1, with product MILGVCVALGAIALTVYLYRKFFGALYYAAKIGGPPGYPLLGNALLFINKPPPEFFLTLQNTIQESGKCFRLWLGPELLIVVTDAKVAEAILSSPKYIEKSGEYDFLRPWLGDGLLTSSNRKWFANRKIITPTFHFKILEQFVEIFDQQSNIFVDQLLPKAETGECFDVFPLVTLCALDVICESAMGTTVNAQILSDSEYVRAVKEITYIIHLRTYDVMNRYNVLFSLSSYRRRQDKALKILHGYTNSVIQSRRQALAQRNSGKAMLERQESDIGLRKKVAFLDMLLQATVDGRPLTDEEIREEVDTFMFEGHDTTTSAISFLLYRLAKHPDIQRKVYDEIISVVGEDRTLPVNLSQLNEFHYLDLVIKETLRMYPSVPFFGRKITENSEIANITFPAGANIIIMPFFMGRDPDYFDDPLHFRPERFASEMSAEKSNPYRYVPFSAGPRNCIGQKFALAEIKSLTSKILRHYEILPPQQDQHQEESFIAEVILRPTHGIPIRLQKRQ from the exons ATGATTTTGGGTGTGTGCGTAGCTCTTGGGGCCATTGCCCTCACTGTTTACCTGTATCGGAAATTCTTCGGGGCACTTTACTACGCTGCCAAAATCGGCGGTCCCCCAGGCTATCCGCTGCTCGGTAATGCGCTTCTATTCATCAACAAACCGCCACCCG AATTCTTTCTCACGCTCCAGAACACAATTCAAGAGTCGGGAAAATGTTTTCGTCTCTGGCTGGGACCGGAACTGTTGATCGTCGTCACCGATGCCAAGGTCGCTGAG GCAATTCTGAGCAGTCCAAAATATATCGAAAAATCGGGCGAATATGACTTTCTTCGCCCCTGGTTGGGCGATGGCCTACTGACCAGCAGCAATCGGAAATGGTTTGCCAATCGGAAAATCATTACACCGACTTTTCACTTCAAAATTTTGGAACAGTTTGTGGAAATTTTCGACCAGCAGAGTAACATTTTTGTCGATCAGCTGCTACCGAAGGCAGAAACTGGCGAGTGCTTTGACGTTTTCCCGCTGGTCACTTTGTGCGCGTTGGATGTCATCTGTG aaTCAGCTATGGGAACTACGGTGAACGCTCAGATACTGTCTGATTCGGAATACGTCAGGGCAGTTAAGGA AATAACCTACATCATACATCTACGAACGTACGATGTGATGAACCGTTACAACGTGCTGTTCAGCTTATCCTCTTATCGGCGTAGACAGGATAAAGCACTGAAGATCCTGCACGGATACACCAACAGTGTGATCCAGTCACGACGACAAGCTCTTGCCCAACGGAACTCCGGTAAAGCAATGTTGGAGCGTCAAGAAAGTGATATTGGACTGCGTAAAAAGGTAGCATTTCTCGATATGCTTCTGCAGGCTACCGTCGATGGACGACCACTGACGGACGAGGAAATCCGTGAGGAAGTCGATACTTTCATGTTCGAAGGTCACGATACGACTACGTCTGCTATCAGTTTCCTACTGTATCGATTGGCAAAACATCCCGATATTCAACGCAAGGTGTATGATGAAATTATATCCGTGGTTGGAGAAGATCGTACACTTCCAGTGAATCTGTCACAATTGAACGAATTCCACTATCTGGATTTAGTGATTAAAGAAACACTTCGCATGTATCCTTCCGTACCTTTCTTTGGAAGGAAGATTACAGAAAACAGTGAAATAG CGAACATAACTTTCCCAGCTGGAGCAAATATAATCATTATGCCTTTCTTCATGGGTCGTGACCCGGATTATTTCGATGATCCACTGCACTTTCGACCGGAACGGTTTGCCTCGGAAATGTCAGCGGAGAAAAGTAATCCGTATCGGTATGTCCCGTTCAGCGCCGGACCACGGAATTGTATTGGACAAAAGTTCGCTCTGGCAGAGATAAAAAGCTTAACAAGCAAAATCTTGAGACACTATGAAATTCTACCACCGCAGCAGGACCAACATCAGGAGGAATCATTTATTGCAGAAGTGATACTGCGGCCTACGCACGGTATTCCGATTCGATTGCAGAAGCGACAGTGA
- the LOC129732676 gene encoding cytochrome P450 4d1-like isoform X2, whose protein sequence is MILGVCVALGAIALTVYLYRKFFGALYYAAKIGGPPGYPLLGNALLFINKPPPEFFLTLQNTIQESGKCFRLWLGPELLIVVTDAKVAEAILSSPKYIEKSGEYDFLRPWLGDGLLTSSNRKWFANRKIITPTFHFKILEQFVEIFDQQSNIFVDQLLPKAETGECFDVFPLVTLCALDVICESAMGTTVNAQILSDSEYVRAVKEITYIIHLRTYDVMNRYNVLFSLSSYRRRQDKALKILHGYTNSVIQSRRQALAQRNSGKATVDGRPLTDEEIREEVDTFMFEGHDTTTSAISFLLYRLAKHPDIQRKVYDEIISVVGEDRTLPVNLSQLNEFHYLDLVIKETLRMYPSVPFFGRKITENSEIANITFPAGANIIIMPFFMGRDPDYFDDPLHFRPERFASEMSAEKSNPYRYVPFSAGPRNCIGQKFALAEIKSLTSKILRHYEILPPQQDQHQEESFIAEVILRPTHGIPIRLQKRQ, encoded by the exons ATGATTTTGGGTGTGTGCGTAGCTCTTGGGGCCATTGCCCTCACTGTTTACCTGTATCGGAAATTCTTCGGGGCACTTTACTACGCTGCCAAAATCGGCGGTCCCCCAGGCTATCCGCTGCTCGGTAATGCGCTTCTATTCATCAACAAACCGCCACCCG AATTCTTTCTCACGCTCCAGAACACAATTCAAGAGTCGGGAAAATGTTTTCGTCTCTGGCTGGGACCGGAACTGTTGATCGTCGTCACCGATGCCAAGGTCGCTGAG GCAATTCTGAGCAGTCCAAAATATATCGAAAAATCGGGCGAATATGACTTTCTTCGCCCCTGGTTGGGCGATGGCCTACTGACCAGCAGCAATCGGAAATGGTTTGCCAATCGGAAAATCATTACACCGACTTTTCACTTCAAAATTTTGGAACAGTTTGTGGAAATTTTCGACCAGCAGAGTAACATTTTTGTCGATCAGCTGCTACCGAAGGCAGAAACTGGCGAGTGCTTTGACGTTTTCCCGCTGGTCACTTTGTGCGCGTTGGATGTCATCTGTG aaTCAGCTATGGGAACTACGGTGAACGCTCAGATACTGTCTGATTCGGAATACGTCAGGGCAGTTAAGGA AATAACCTACATCATACATCTACGAACGTACGATGTGATGAACCGTTACAACGTGCTGTTCAGCTTATCCTCTTATCGGCGTAGACAGGATAAAGCACTGAAGATCCTGCACGGATACACCAACAGTGTGATCCAGTCACGACGACAAGCTCTTGCCCAACGGAACTCCGGTAAA GCTACCGTCGATGGACGACCACTGACGGACGAGGAAATCCGTGAGGAAGTCGATACTTTCATGTTCGAAGGTCACGATACGACTACGTCTGCTATCAGTTTCCTACTGTATCGATTGGCAAAACATCCCGATATTCAACGCAAGGTGTATGATGAAATTATATCCGTGGTTGGAGAAGATCGTACACTTCCAGTGAATCTGTCACAATTGAACGAATTCCACTATCTGGATTTAGTGATTAAAGAAACACTTCGCATGTATCCTTCCGTACCTTTCTTTGGAAGGAAGATTACAGAAAACAGTGAAATAG CGAACATAACTTTCCCAGCTGGAGCAAATATAATCATTATGCCTTTCTTCATGGGTCGTGACCCGGATTATTTCGATGATCCACTGCACTTTCGACCGGAACGGTTTGCCTCGGAAATGTCAGCGGAGAAAAGTAATCCGTATCGGTATGTCCCGTTCAGCGCCGGACCACGGAATTGTATTGGACAAAAGTTCGCTCTGGCAGAGATAAAAAGCTTAACAAGCAAAATCTTGAGACACTATGAAATTCTACCACCGCAGCAGGACCAACATCAGGAGGAATCATTTATTGCAGAAGTGATACTGCGGCCTACGCACGGTATTCCGATTCGATTGCAGAAGCGACAGTGA
- the LOC129732676 gene encoding cytochrome P450 4d1-like isoform X3, which produces MAILSSPKYIEKSGEYDFLRPWLGDGLLTSSNRKWFANRKIITPTFHFKILEQFVEIFDQQSNIFVDQLLPKAETGECFDVFPLVTLCALDVICESAMGTTVNAQILSDSEYVRAVKEITYIIHLRTYDVMNRYNVLFSLSSYRRRQDKALKILHGYTNSVIQSRRQALAQRNSGKAMLERQESDIGLRKKVAFLDMLLQATVDGRPLTDEEIREEVDTFMFEGHDTTTSAISFLLYRLAKHPDIQRKVYDEIISVVGEDRTLPVNLSQLNEFHYLDLVIKETLRMYPSVPFFGRKITENSEIANITFPAGANIIIMPFFMGRDPDYFDDPLHFRPERFASEMSAEKSNPYRYVPFSAGPRNCIGQKFALAEIKSLTSKILRHYEILPPQQDQHQEESFIAEVILRPTHGIPIRLQKRQ; this is translated from the exons ATG GCAATTCTGAGCAGTCCAAAATATATCGAAAAATCGGGCGAATATGACTTTCTTCGCCCCTGGTTGGGCGATGGCCTACTGACCAGCAGCAATCGGAAATGGTTTGCCAATCGGAAAATCATTACACCGACTTTTCACTTCAAAATTTTGGAACAGTTTGTGGAAATTTTCGACCAGCAGAGTAACATTTTTGTCGATCAGCTGCTACCGAAGGCAGAAACTGGCGAGTGCTTTGACGTTTTCCCGCTGGTCACTTTGTGCGCGTTGGATGTCATCTGTG aaTCAGCTATGGGAACTACGGTGAACGCTCAGATACTGTCTGATTCGGAATACGTCAGGGCAGTTAAGGA AATAACCTACATCATACATCTACGAACGTACGATGTGATGAACCGTTACAACGTGCTGTTCAGCTTATCCTCTTATCGGCGTAGACAGGATAAAGCACTGAAGATCCTGCACGGATACACCAACAGTGTGATCCAGTCACGACGACAAGCTCTTGCCCAACGGAACTCCGGTAAAGCAATGTTGGAGCGTCAAGAAAGTGATATTGGACTGCGTAAAAAGGTAGCATTTCTCGATATGCTTCTGCAGGCTACCGTCGATGGACGACCACTGACGGACGAGGAAATCCGTGAGGAAGTCGATACTTTCATGTTCGAAGGTCACGATACGACTACGTCTGCTATCAGTTTCCTACTGTATCGATTGGCAAAACATCCCGATATTCAACGCAAGGTGTATGATGAAATTATATCCGTGGTTGGAGAAGATCGTACACTTCCAGTGAATCTGTCACAATTGAACGAATTCCACTATCTGGATTTAGTGATTAAAGAAACACTTCGCATGTATCCTTCCGTACCTTTCTTTGGAAGGAAGATTACAGAAAACAGTGAAATAG CGAACATAACTTTCCCAGCTGGAGCAAATATAATCATTATGCCTTTCTTCATGGGTCGTGACCCGGATTATTTCGATGATCCACTGCACTTTCGACCGGAACGGTTTGCCTCGGAAATGTCAGCGGAGAAAAGTAATCCGTATCGGTATGTCCCGTTCAGCGCCGGACCACGGAATTGTATTGGACAAAAGTTCGCTCTGGCAGAGATAAAAAGCTTAACAAGCAAAATCTTGAGACACTATGAAATTCTACCACCGCAGCAGGACCAACATCAGGAGGAATCATTTATTGCAGAAGTGATACTGCGGCCTACGCACGGTATTCCGATTCGATTGCAGAAGCGACAGTGA